In the Flavisolibacter tropicus genome, one interval contains:
- a CDS encoding glycosyltransferase family 2 protein encodes MNQVKMMTSNLPKVSVLMPTLNYARFLPEAIESVLNQTFHDFELIIVDNGSTDETDEVVSRYLSDKRLRYFKNYEKGMAGNWNKCLEFSKGTYLKFLCADDKFHPQLLEKFVSIMEANPHVSLVTSYRENFGRAATTTDARTLEAWKARKHLLDGKRAIHDTLHTFNWIGEPTAVMFRRSNLKLGYFRKDLVWLCDWEMWLRHLTVGDCYLIPEVLSYIRKHPGSGTESLTKKGYANYFEDYDFYKSLAYNNGDDYAISRTEMQALLKHRARNCAKAMLKSLGKLNQKTFREVFVKGFKIAYSERVIADTLFQVSLNSLKKKKRNRADKIAA; translated from the coding sequence ATGAACCAAGTAAAGATGATGACCAGTAATCTCCCGAAAGTTTCTGTATTAATGCCCACATTGAACTATGCCCGCTTTTTACCTGAGGCCATTGAAAGTGTGTTAAATCAAACGTTTCATGATTTTGAATTGATCATAGTTGATAATGGCTCAACGGATGAAACGGATGAAGTAGTAAGTCGCTACTTAAGTGATAAGCGGCTGCGCTATTTTAAAAATTATGAAAAAGGAATGGCTGGTAATTGGAACAAGTGCCTTGAGTTTTCTAAGGGAACTTACCTGAAGTTTCTGTGTGCTGATGATAAGTTTCACCCTCAGTTATTAGAGAAGTTTGTTTCCATTATGGAAGCTAACCCCCATGTTTCTTTAGTAACATCTTATAGAGAGAATTTTGGAAGAGCGGCCACTACAACAGACGCACGCACGCTAGAAGCTTGGAAAGCCCGCAAGCATTTATTGGATGGCAAAAGAGCCATCCATGATACACTTCATACTTTTAATTGGATAGGGGAACCTACCGCAGTCATGTTCCGCCGCTCTAACCTTAAGCTGGGGTATTTCAGAAAAGACCTGGTATGGCTATGTGATTGGGAGATGTGGTTGCGACACCTGACGGTAGGCGATTGTTATTTAATTCCAGAAGTGCTTTCTTATATACGCAAGCATCCCGGTTCTGGAACAGAATCCTTGACAAAAAAGGGATATGCCAATTATTTTGAGGATTATGACTTTTATAAATCATTAGCGTATAATAATGGAGATGATTATGCTATTTCAAGAACAGAAATGCAAGCTTTACTAAAGCACCGCGCTCGCAATTGTGCAAAAGCCATGTTGAAAAGCTTAGGCAAACTAAATCAGAAAACATTTAGAGAGGTGTTTGTTAAAGGCTTCAAGATTGCCTATTCAGAGCGAGTAATAGCAGATACTTTGTTTCAGGTAAGTCTCAATTCACTAAAAAAGAAAAAAAGAAATAGAGCAGACAAAATAGCAGCTTAA
- a CDS encoding SDR family NAD(P)-dependent oxidoreductase, whose translation MKIIVTGCAGFIGSHLCERLVKEHHKVVGIDNFDNFYQRSIKEENLRQLQSNSLFQFYEADIRNKEDLSAISDNFDVVIHLAAKAGVRPSIDNPQGYIDTNINGTLNILHFMLEKNINKIVFASSSSVYGDKAISPYREDSITDFPISPYAFTKKSCELLLHNYHNLYQIDSAALRFFTVYGPRQRPDLAIHKFFNAIEKQQPISIYGDGSTSRDYTYIDDTVDGIVRAMEYVLNNQSVCEVFNLGNNAPTPLLTLVNAIERVCEKKALLKYISMQQGDVLHTCADISKAQAILGYEPKIKLQEGLRRFYSWKVNELGFEKAYLAFPQFH comes from the coding sequence ATGAAGATTATTGTAACTGGTTGTGCCGGATTTATTGGGAGCCACTTGTGTGAGCGATTAGTTAAAGAGCACCACAAAGTCGTAGGGATTGACAACTTTGATAATTTCTACCAGCGTAGTATAAAAGAGGAAAACCTTCGCCAGCTTCAAAGCAATAGCTTATTCCAGTTTTATGAGGCTGACATCCGCAATAAAGAAGATTTATCGGCTATAAGCGACAATTTTGATGTAGTGATCCACCTGGCAGCCAAGGCTGGCGTACGTCCTTCAATTGATAACCCACAGGGATATATAGACACCAATATAAACGGCACGCTGAATATCCTACATTTCATGCTGGAGAAGAATATTAATAAGATTGTGTTTGCTTCTTCCTCTTCTGTATATGGGGATAAAGCTATCTCTCCTTATCGTGAAGACAGTATTACCGACTTCCCTATTTCCCCATATGCCTTTACAAAAAAGTCATGTGAGTTACTTTTACACAACTACCACAACCTCTATCAAATAGATAGTGCTGCTTTACGCTTCTTTACAGTTTATGGACCCCGCCAGCGCCCAGACCTTGCTATCCACAAGTTTTTCAATGCCATAGAAAAGCAGCAACCTATCTCTATTTATGGAGATGGCTCTACCTCGCGAGACTATACCTATATAGACGATACTGTAGATGGTATTGTTCGGGCTATGGAATATGTATTGAACAATCAGTCCGTTTGTGAAGTCTTTAACCTGGGCAACAATGCACCAACGCCCTTGCTAACATTGGTGAATGCTATAGAAAGAGTGTGTGAGAAAAAAGCCTTATTGAAGTATATATCCATGCAGCAGGGCGATGTGCTTCATACGTGTGCCGATATCAGCAAAGCCCAAGCAATACTGGGCTATGAGCCAAAAATCAAATTACAAGAGGGCTTAAGACGCTTTTACTCATGGAAAGTCAATGAGCTAGGCTTTGAAAAAGCCTATCTGGCATTCCCTCAGTTTCATTAG
- a CDS encoding PKD domain-containing protein, with protein MKNLTSRRRFIRDSSLTASGLAFASIAGNNHKALKELAIGCAPAKAAQLYGSMGSVKSGNWSDPATWGGRVPTATDTPLIATGHTVSFDVSSATVSGININSGGILAFDASKTVTLQSSQNIVVQGELRIRPNSASQIHTLRFVDINEKNFVGGGMDPLASDVGLWVVATGRLDIVGAEKTSWTRVTDTVAAGSASFSLKETPIGWAAGDEIVLVPTNKPSINTLVWDDASNSHKDLYRPNFEQRTISSVNGSSVAVSSAFTYNVHQKVVSPDGPTWTAEALNLNRNVRIEGTAAGRTHIFIHANVPQTLQNAALRYMGPRKDQDGNGRTDMIAGRYAIHFHHCNDGSIGSQVTGNVVYQCGNHSYVPHVSNGINMSNNVAYDCLEIAFWWDFGHLSHSITWNNNLIALNLYVPGSKDMAGNESGVLFTGGGMLLGMGDDNVAMGNTVVYAGVGDTSGKGGFIWEANNEGIWDFENNLAHSNHIGIRVWQNTVRNHTVFHQECYNNVRHLFHGAYGNAYTYRGGYFYDGEIEVKASSANTAGVRFESVKFHSAGKYPHCIIITRSAIPSGDRCEDLFLNCSFKGYTTSAIRNEAGGVIMDGLQLNERKGVAMVMCDFDGGQPWSFRYEGPDPQYITNATGWFRIQPKSGQSQMIVRGVATLPIITNIGAFSPTLVGTGKGIKGEYFNDAEFKNKVFERIDSVIMFSEWYGDGAARYNLPIGVHHKITGTQHSVRWTGKVQAQYSEAYMFRLQGAGGYRIWIDGVMVLDKWQEKYDDSDKFYSSPVQLAASKLHDIKVEYYSSGGKTNAQLFWKSPSMEQEVLVPQSQLYAEAILDSSTALVAPNKVPVANAGVDQSITLPVNMATLNGSLSSDPDGTIAVYKWSQVSGPAQFTIADASAASTTVSNLAVGIYTFRLTVTDNKGATATDDVVISVTDALNKGPVAHAGSDITVVLPASSVSLNGSASNDPDGTIASYQWTEVSGPSQASIVSAGGVTTAVNGLVKGAYTFRVQVSDNKGAIATDEVVVTVTDVVNRGPVANAGADQAITLPMSSVTLNASGSYDPDGSSGGTIVSYLWTKISGPTQFALSSASAVTPLVSNLVEGTYVFQLKVADDKGATATDDVTITVQPNISSGQSGVLGFTLLSRNPSSGRYKVKINGSTAARDGAITVCVYNQFGKEMALYRNKIDGDIIDVDITKEQNGQYFLWAIQNEKTTRTWISKQPD; from the coding sequence ATGAAAAACCTAACCTCTCGGCGGAGATTTATCCGCGATTCATCATTAACGGCATCAGGGCTTGCCTTTGCCTCTATAGCCGGTAATAATCACAAAGCTTTAAAAGAGCTGGCTATTGGTTGTGCACCAGCCAAAGCGGCTCAACTTTATGGTAGTATGGGAAGTGTGAAGTCGGGTAATTGGTCTGACCCAGCAACCTGGGGTGGCCGTGTGCCTACTGCTACTGATACCCCTCTTATTGCCACTGGTCATACAGTTAGTTTCGATGTGTCCTCTGCAACTGTGTCTGGTATAAATATAAATAGTGGGGGCATTTTAGCCTTTGATGCCTCTAAAACCGTTACACTGCAAAGCAGTCAAAACATAGTAGTGCAAGGTGAATTAAGAATACGTCCTAATTCCGCCAGTCAAATTCACACCTTACGTTTCGTTGATATTAATGAAAAGAATTTTGTTGGTGGTGGTATGGATCCGCTTGCTTCTGATGTTGGCTTGTGGGTAGTGGCTACAGGAAGGCTGGATATTGTAGGCGCCGAGAAAACATCCTGGACGAGGGTAACCGATACCGTTGCTGCAGGAAGTGCTTCCTTTTCTTTAAAGGAAACGCCAATAGGATGGGCGGCAGGTGATGAAATTGTGTTAGTCCCTACCAATAAGCCGAGTATTAATACCTTGGTATGGGATGATGCCTCGAATAGCCATAAAGACTTGTATCGCCCCAATTTTGAACAAAGAACCATCAGTTCAGTTAATGGATCTTCTGTAGCGGTTAGCTCTGCTTTTACGTACAACGTCCATCAAAAAGTGGTTAGTCCCGATGGACCGACCTGGACGGCCGAAGCGCTTAATTTGAATCGTAACGTGCGGATTGAAGGAACAGCAGCGGGTAGAACACACATCTTCATTCATGCCAATGTTCCGCAAACCTTGCAAAATGCTGCCCTACGCTACATGGGACCCCGAAAGGACCAGGACGGCAATGGGAGAACAGATATGATTGCCGGGCGTTATGCTATACACTTTCACCATTGTAATGATGGAAGCATTGGATCTCAGGTTACCGGTAATGTAGTTTATCAGTGTGGAAACCATTCATACGTTCCACACGTTTCCAATGGCATCAACATGAGTAATAATGTGGCTTATGATTGTTTGGAAATCGCCTTTTGGTGGGACTTCGGCCATTTATCGCATAGTATTACCTGGAACAATAACCTGATTGCCTTGAATCTATACGTGCCAGGCTCAAAAGATATGGCTGGCAATGAATCTGGCGTACTGTTTACAGGTGGGGGCATGCTATTGGGCATGGGAGACGACAATGTGGCGATGGGAAATACAGTAGTATATGCCGGTGTGGGAGATACCAGTGGTAAAGGAGGCTTTATTTGGGAAGCCAATAATGAAGGCATTTGGGATTTTGAAAACAACCTGGCCCACTCCAACCATATTGGTATACGGGTTTGGCAGAATACAGTGCGTAATCACACTGTTTTTCACCAGGAGTGTTATAATAATGTACGTCACTTATTTCATGGCGCTTATGGAAATGCCTATACGTATAGAGGCGGGTATTTCTATGATGGGGAAATTGAAGTGAAAGCTTCTTCTGCTAATACGGCTGGTGTACGGTTTGAAAGCGTAAAGTTTCACAGTGCAGGGAAATATCCGCATTGTATCATAATAACACGTTCTGCTATTCCTTCTGGTGATAGATGTGAAGATCTTTTTCTGAACTGTTCTTTTAAAGGGTATACTACTTCAGCCATCCGGAATGAAGCCGGTGGTGTTATTATGGATGGACTGCAGTTAAACGAGCGCAAGGGGGTGGCCATGGTGATGTGTGATTTTGACGGTGGACAGCCCTGGAGTTTTCGGTATGAAGGTCCTGATCCTCAATATATCACTAATGCTACCGGCTGGTTTCGTATCCAACCTAAGTCTGGGCAGTCGCAAATGATTGTAAGAGGGGTAGCTACTTTGCCGATCATTACAAACATAGGTGCCTTTTCGCCCACCTTAGTAGGAACTGGAAAAGGGATAAAGGGTGAGTATTTTAATGATGCTGAATTCAAGAACAAAGTATTTGAACGCATTGATTCTGTGATCATGTTCTCTGAGTGGTATGGCGATGGGGCGGCTCGTTATAACCTGCCCATTGGTGTGCATCATAAAATTACCGGTACGCAACATTCCGTTCGTTGGACTGGAAAAGTGCAGGCACAATATTCAGAAGCCTATATGTTCCGCTTACAAGGAGCTGGCGGTTATCGCATCTGGATTGATGGAGTAATGGTGTTGGATAAATGGCAGGAAAAGTATGATGATTCAGATAAGTTCTATTCTAGTCCGGTTCAATTAGCGGCTAGTAAACTTCATGATATTAAAGTGGAGTATTATAGTAGTGGAGGGAAGACAAATGCACAGTTGTTCTGGAAAAGCCCAAGTATGGAGCAAGAGGTGTTGGTCCCTCAGTCCCAACTATATGCTGAAGCCATTCTGGATAGCAGTACCGCTCTTGTGGCACCTAATAAAGTTCCTGTTGCAAATGCCGGTGTAGATCAGAGTATAACGCTACCAGTGAATATGGCCACATTAAACGGTTCGTTGTCCAGCGACCCTGATGGAACAATTGCTGTTTACAAATGGAGTCAAGTGAGCGGCCCCGCTCAATTTACTATAGCTGATGCCAGTGCTGCATCTACTACTGTATCTAATTTGGCGGTGGGCATTTATACATTTCGATTAACGGTAACTGATAATAAAGGCGCGACAGCGACTGATGATGTGGTGATTTCTGTAACGGATGCATTAAACAAAGGGCCGGTAGCACATGCTGGCTCTGATATAACGGTTGTGTTGCCTGCAAGTAGTGTTTCCTTAAATGGAAGCGCGTCCAATGATCCCGATGGTACCATTGCTTCTTATCAGTGGACAGAAGTGAGTGGGCCTTCGCAAGCATCCATTGTAAGTGCTGGAGGGGTTACAACAGCTGTAAATGGCTTAGTAAAAGGCGCCTATACCTTTCGTGTGCAGGTGAGTGACAATAAAGGAGCTATAGCTACCGATGAGGTAGTAGTGACGGTAACTGATGTTGTAAATCGGGGTCCAGTGGCCAATGCGGGGGCTGACCAGGCGATTACCTTACCTATGAGTAGTGTGACGCTGAACGCCTCCGGATCTTATGATCCCGATGGAAGTAGTGGAGGAACGATTGTGTCTTATCTATGGACCAAGATCAGTGGGCCTACGCAGTTTGCACTTTCTTCTGCCAGTGCGGTAACACCATTGGTAAGTAATCTGGTTGAGGGCACCTATGTATTCCAACTGAAAGTAGCTGATGATAAAGGGGCAACTGCTACAGATGATGTAACAATTACAGTACAGCCTAATATTTCTAGTGGACAAAGTGGTGTCTTGGGTTTTACCTTATTAAGTCGCAATCCAAGTTCTGGTAGGTATAAAGTAAAGATCAATGGTAGCACTGCGGCTAGGGATGGAGCCATAACCGTGTGCGTATACAATCAGTTTGGAAAAGAGATGGCCCTGTACCGCAATAAAATAGATGGTGATATCATTGATGTGGATATTACCAAGGAGCAAAACGGGCAATACTTTCTGTGGGCCATTCAGAATGAAAAAACAACCAGGACATGGATCAGCAAACAGCCTGATTAG
- a CDS encoding TetR/AcrR family transcriptional regulator, with translation MGVAERKIRQKEEVKASILRAAWDLVGKEGWQALSIRKIADAIEYSVPVIYDHFQNKEAILLEFTKRGFQCLDDELLKARSRYEEPEQQLQAMAYAYWDFAFNNKAYYQLMYGLGMPTCETVKETAELNTFTELILEPVRQLIANGKHPEADPYLKLHTFWSMLHGLISIAMMDKENRRDNLNTMVLKDFMTGFISGMK, from the coding sequence ATGGGAGTTGCAGAACGTAAAATAAGGCAGAAAGAAGAGGTGAAGGCCTCTATTCTGCGTGCTGCGTGGGACTTGGTAGGAAAGGAAGGGTGGCAGGCGCTTTCTATTCGTAAAATAGCAGATGCTATTGAATACAGTGTACCCGTAATCTATGATCACTTTCAAAACAAGGAAGCTATTCTTCTGGAGTTTACGAAGAGGGGCTTTCAGTGCCTGGATGATGAGCTGTTAAAAGCTAGAAGTCGCTATGAAGAACCTGAGCAGCAATTGCAGGCCATGGCCTATGCTTATTGGGACTTTGCGTTTAACAACAAAGCTTATTACCAACTTATGTATGGTTTAGGAATGCCCACTTGTGAAACCGTAAAGGAGACTGCTGAGTTAAATACGTTTACTGAGCTGATACTAGAGCCGGTGAGGCAGTTGATAGCCAATGGTAAACATCCTGAAGCTGATCCCTATTTAAAGCTGCATACCTTTTGGTCTATGTTGCATGGATTAATATCCATTGCTATGATGGATAAAGAAAATAGAAGAGATAATCTGAATACGATGGTTTTAAAAGACTTTATGACCGGGTTTATTTCCGGGATGAAGTGA
- a CDS encoding NAD(P)H-dependent oxidoreductase, with protein sequence MKLIDALNWRYAAKRMNGEKVPQEKIDTILEATRLSASSMGLQPYTILVIENEELKKKLQPAAYNQPQIVESSHLLVFAAWDNVTESNVDDYLKNIAETRGVTLESLEGFRASLMGIVNGRSQEQKYEWAARQAYIAFGTAITAAAVEQVDATPMEGFNPSAVDEVLNLKEQGIRSVTILALGYRDAEKDILAKAKKVRRHREQLIQKVA encoded by the coding sequence ATGAAATTAATTGATGCACTGAACTGGCGCTATGCTGCCAAGCGAATGAACGGTGAAAAAGTACCTCAAGAAAAAATAGATACTATACTGGAGGCTACACGATTGTCAGCTTCTTCTATGGGGCTTCAGCCTTATACCATCCTGGTAATAGAAAATGAGGAATTGAAAAAGAAGCTTCAACCTGCAGCCTATAACCAACCGCAAATTGTAGAAAGCTCACACTTATTAGTATTTGCAGCTTGGGATAATGTAACAGAATCGAATGTAGATGATTACCTGAAGAATATTGCTGAGACAAGAGGTGTTACATTGGAAAGTTTGGAAGGCTTTAGAGCTTCATTAATGGGCATTGTAAATGGGCGTTCACAAGAGCAGAAATATGAGTGGGCTGCCCGCCAGGCATACATAGCCTTTGGTACAGCTATAACGGCAGCGGCAGTAGAGCAGGTAGATGCTACACCAATGGAAGGATTTAACCCAAGCGCCGTTGATGAAGTATTGAATTTAAAAGAACAAGGAATACGTAGTGTAACCATATTGGCACTTGGCTATCGTGACGCGGAAAAAGACATTTTGGCGAAAGCAAAAAAAGTACGTCGTCATAGAGAGCAATTGATCCAAAAGGTTGCGTAA
- a CDS encoding DsbA family protein, whose protein sequence is MKYQKEILPVIEPKDVFTGSASAPITITEFGDYESEACAKAHEVVKQLLETYDGKVKFVFRHFPLTKIHQKAHKAAEAAIAAAQEGKFWEMHEELFANRRNLGVISLKSYAKEIGTTNKRFLDDLINGTYGWNVQGDLMEGLEKGVRDIPAFFINNQKLEGDPTFKNLSKAIETTMAEGKLSSIHPKRKSA, encoded by the coding sequence ATGAAATATCAAAAAGAAATACTGCCTGTCATAGAACCAAAAGATGTTTTTACTGGTAGTGCTTCAGCGCCAATCACTATTACTGAATTTGGTGATTATGAAAGCGAAGCATGTGCCAAGGCTCATGAGGTGGTGAAACAGTTACTGGAAACATATGATGGCAAGGTGAAATTTGTTTTCCGCCATTTCCCATTAACCAAGATCCACCAAAAAGCGCATAAGGCTGCTGAGGCCGCTATTGCAGCAGCACAGGAAGGTAAGTTTTGGGAAATGCATGAGGAGCTTTTTGCTAATCGCAGAAACCTGGGGGTTATCAGTTTAAAGTCGTATGCCAAAGAGATTGGTACTACAAACAAACGTTTTCTAGACGACCTGATTAACGGTACCTATGGCTGGAACGTGCAAGGAGACCTGATGGAAGGTCTGGAAAAAGGTGTTCGAGATATCCCGGCTTTCTTTATCAATAATCAAAAATTAGAAGGTGATCCAACTTTCAAAAACCTGAGTAAGGCCATTGAAACAACTATGGCAGAAGGAAAGTTGTCATCCATTCACCCTAAAAGAAAAAGTGCATAA
- a CDS encoding DsbA family oxidoreductase: MMKVEIWSDVVCPFCYIGKRKFEKALETFSNKEQVEIVWRSFQLDPTTKSNPGKSVIESLAEKKGLTLTQSQQMHAQVTAMAKEVGLDYQMDKSVIANTFDAHRLSLLAATQGLQNKMEERLFAAYFTEGKDIANKDTLVGLAKEVGLDEADVTNMLQSNAYNDKVEEDILEAQQVGVRGVPFFVFDNKYAVSGAQPTNVFSQVLTKVWEERVAFEATELGTVCTPDGVCN, translated from the coding sequence ATGATGAAAGTAGAAATTTGGTCAGATGTTGTTTGCCCATTTTGTTATATCGGCAAACGCAAGTTTGAAAAGGCGTTAGAAACGTTTAGTAATAAAGAGCAAGTAGAGATTGTATGGCGAAGTTTTCAATTAGATCCTACTACTAAATCTAACCCCGGTAAGTCGGTAATTGAGTCCTTGGCAGAGAAGAAAGGTTTGACATTAACTCAATCGCAGCAGATGCATGCACAGGTAACCGCTATGGCTAAAGAAGTAGGTTTGGATTATCAAATGGATAAGTCGGTTATCGCCAACACATTTGATGCGCACCGCTTATCCCTATTGGCCGCTACGCAGGGGTTACAAAATAAAATGGAAGAGCGCTTATTTGCTGCTTATTTCACTGAAGGAAAAGATATAGCTAATAAGGATACGTTGGTAGGTCTGGCTAAAGAGGTAGGTTTGGATGAAGCAGATGTAACCAATATGTTGCAATCCAATGCGTATAATGATAAAGTAGAAGAGGACATACTGGAAGCACAACAGGTAGGTGTTAGAGGTGTTCCTTTCTTTGTTTTTGATAACAAGTATGCCGTATCTGGTGCGCAGCCAACGAACGTTTTCTCGCAGGTATTAACGAAAGTGTGGGAAGAGCGTGTTGCATTTGAGGCAACAGAATTGGGAACCGTATGTACACCCGACGGCGTTTGTAATTAG
- a CDS encoding LLM class flavin-dependent oxidoreductase: protein MNTQKNLADIPVSVLDLAGVKSGETPSHTFKNSLDLAQHAEKWGYTRYWFAEHHNMESIASAATSVLIGYVAGGTSTIRVGSGGVMLPNHAPLIIAEQFGTLESLYPGRIDLGLGRAPGTDQLTSFALRRNMNASVDDFPKDVIELRNYFTPELPNPRVRAFPGEGLHIPIWLLGSSTYSAQLAGILGMPFAFASHFAPTHLHSALQIYRDSFKPSDILKEPYAMACVNVMAADTDEEAQFLATSYYQLAMGIVRGTTKPIQPPVESMEGVWSEYEMAVVQQMAKYAFIGSVDTVQQGMQQFLDETGVDELMVVSHFYDHKDKLNSYKLVSDLFKKTKEHAYSL from the coding sequence GTGAATACACAAAAGAATTTAGCAGATATACCCGTATCAGTTTTAGACCTGGCAGGTGTAAAGTCTGGAGAAACACCCAGTCATACATTTAAAAACAGTTTAGACTTAGCGCAGCATGCAGAAAAATGGGGGTATACCCGTTATTGGTTTGCAGAGCATCATAATATGGAAAGTATTGCCAGTGCGGCGACTAGTGTATTGATTGGTTATGTGGCAGGCGGTACATCTACTATACGTGTAGGTTCGGGTGGTGTGATGCTACCTAACCATGCGCCATTGATCATTGCCGAGCAGTTTGGAACACTTGAGTCCCTATATCCGGGTCGCATTGACTTGGGACTGGGGCGTGCTCCGGGAACCGATCAATTAACTTCTTTTGCTCTTCGCAGAAACATGAATGCTTCCGTTGATGATTTTCCCAAAGATGTTATTGAGCTACGCAATTATTTTACACCTGAACTACCCAATCCTCGCGTGCGCGCTTTTCCTGGTGAAGGATTGCATATTCCCATTTGGTTATTGGGTTCCAGTACCTATAGTGCTCAACTAGCGGGTATTTTAGGAATGCCTTTCGCTTTTGCCAGTCATTTTGCACCAACGCACTTACATTCTGCATTACAGATCTATCGTGACTCCTTTAAGCCCTCTGACATTTTGAAAGAACCTTACGCTATGGCCTGTGTAAATGTAATGGCGGCTGACACCGATGAAGAAGCTCAATTTCTGGCTACATCGTATTATCAATTGGCTATGGGTATTGTGCGCGGTACTACTAAACCTATTCAACCGCCAGTGGAGTCCATGGAAGGCGTATGGTCGGAATATGAAATGGCTGTTGTGCAGCAGATGGCAAAGTATGCCTTCATTGGTTCGGTAGATACGGTGCAGCAAGGCATGCAACAATTCCTAGATGAAACAGGTGTAGATGAACTGATGGTCGTGTCTCATTTTTATGATCACAAGGACAAGCTAAATTCTTATAAGCTGGTTAGTGATCTTTTTAAAAAGACTAAGGAACATGCATACAGCCTTTAA